The following are encoded in a window of Dysidea avara chromosome 4, odDysAvar1.4, whole genome shotgun sequence genomic DNA:
- the LOC136254007 gene encoding putative beta-lactamase-like 1, with protein sequence MAYSLTSMMLLCYVMSSLHAGLSETITLSSVLKTKKQVADPPMFCPYHPEPVPLPSPLPDKITDVLTNLSSMAKLIINETSVPGLAAAVAYRGETILNIGYGVVDKKSKSARTPDSDTIFRVGSISKVFVVLTLFHLLEAGHVKSLDDPLTDYCPSFSIKNSYSIKNVVTLRQMVAELSGLPDQPPCFGDLSGNLCPTTTDDIIARLKDQYLVMTSWTRPSYSNLAFALLARCLMHRVNSPITYEEYVEKNILAPLKMTSTGFKITDSVKARLATGYNIDGSEAPLYDLGWAAPAGQMYSTVNDLMKLAQFFNSFGQDGGILSAESVKQMSLPAFLDYDGVTVWGTPWEMLFQDSYLVRSKGSQLSGYSGFMTFLPELQLSYVILISGTPSLVNILSYPYDILVKAFVPVLTGLQPKYPAPPNPEAYIGTYIDQSGLANFSIFQYEDQLAVQTSPTVALFISYYDDLLFQIKEPPLLPCVSYEVSAANNQWLYFEKIDDKTGKSPGFAFPGLFGLDTFKRVA encoded by the exons ATGGCATACTCTTTAACATCGATGATGTTACTGTGTTACGTGATGTCAAGTTTACATGCG GGCTTATCAGAGACAATTACCTTGAGTAGTGttttaaaaacaaagaaacaagTAGCTGATCCACCGATGTTCTGCCCATACCATCCTGAGCCAGTACCACTACCATCACCACTACCTGATAAGATTACTGATGTCCTCACTAACCTCAGTTCTATGGCGAAACTGATAATCAATGAGACAAGTGTG CCGGGGTTAGCAGCTGCTGTAGCATATCGAGGTGAAACAATACTGAATATTGGATATGGTGTGGTTGACAAAAAATCCAAATCTGCTCGTACACCAGATAGTGACACTATATTCCGTGTTGGGAGTATCTCTAAAGTGTTTGTG GTTCTGACACTATTCCACTTGTTAGAAGCAGGACATGTCAAGTCTCTGGATGATCCCCTCACTGACTACTGCCCTTCATTTTCAATTAAAAATTCTTACAGTATTAAAAATGTTGTCACTCTAAG ACAAATGGTAGCAGAACTTTCTGGACTACCAGACCAGCCACCTTGTTTTGGTGATCTCAGTGGCAATTTGTGTCCAACCACTACTGATGATATAATAGCAAGACTGAAGGATCAATATCTTGTGATGACATCATGGACTAGACCATCTTACAG CAATTTAGCATTTGCTTTGCTGGCACGCTGCCTAATGCACAGAGTAAATTCACCCATTACTTATGAGGAATACGTGGAGAAGAACATTCTGGCACCACTGAAAATGACCAGCACTGGATTTAAAATCACTGACAG TGTTAAAGCAAGATTGGCTACTGGCTATAATATTGATGGTAGTGAAGCACCTCTTTATGACTTGGGATGGGCAGCACCTGCTGGACAAATGTACTCTACTGTGAATGATCTGATGAAG CTTGCACAATTCTTTAATTCATTTGGACAAGATGGTGGTATTCTAAGTGCTGAATCAGTGAAGCAAATGTCGTTACCAG CATTTCTGGATTATGATGGTGTTACTGTGTGGGGAACACCTTGGGAGATGCTATTTCAAGATTCATACCTTGTTCGTAGCAAAGGTAGTCAACTTTCTGGATACAGTGGCTTTATGACATTCCTCCCTGAGCTTCAACTAA GTTATGTTATTTTGATCAGTGGAACTCCCTCATTAGTTAATATTCTAAGTTACCCATATGATATACTTGTCAAAGCATTTGTTCCTGTTTTGACTGGTCTTCAACCAAAG TATCCTGCTCCACCTAACCCAGAAGCATATATTGGAACATATATAGATCAATCAGGGCTAGCAAACTTTAGTATATTTCAGTATGAAGATCAGTTGGCTGTACAAACATCTCCAACTGTTGCTCTTTTTATATCCTACTATGATGACCTTCTTTTTCAAATCAAAGAACCTCCTCTGTTGCCTTGTGTATCATATGAAGTATCTGCTGCCAACAATCAGTGGTTATATTTTGAGAAGATCGATGACAAGACAGGGAAAAGTCCTGGATTTGCATTTCCTGGTCTGTTTGGATTGGACACTTTCAAGAGAGTTGCTTAA
- the LOC136253758 gene encoding uncharacterized protein: MVHYVCIMPSIVKLPAVRLPADRSNDWIYRRFCALFCAGVHGQLLTNIPPPSTSYVQIYALPVGQGDCTIIQCPSSGDIIVFDCGSSGANGILPSDVQAFLGSSIDKVRYILVTHANQDHFNYLYQITWNTSSVMAVIIGGMASDYNNNVNMRNWLSNWNTINKLYMVNNGVSCIGSTNCLITNAKMPSSTIATNFCSNPSIPFSILATNVGSSANQKSIVMKIVQGGWSMLLSGDMEGAASVTIAMNLGTTLQSTVYKISHHGASAMANKVEWLNPIKPTFAFASNGYAFRNCRHPRCITIDRLLSLNTITTTTPHNLYCGGTSAMTDMNNSTFQYNILETSPTSTLICFLTYTSSGALPGSHCGTSTLTADTNDGVFDDECLSTSQTGGTTLSMTAHPTLLVIMMMFSFIIIIL, encoded by the exons ATGGTCCATTATGTTTGCATCATGCCATCAATAGTCAAA CTACCAGCAGTGAGGCTACCGGCGGACCGCTCTAATGATTGGATATATCGCCGTTTTTGTGCTCTGTTTTGTGCAGGTGTACATGGCCAATTATTAACGAACATTCCACCACCGAGTACTTCATATGTACAGATCTACGCTCTTCCGGTCGGACAAGGTGACTGCACGATTATCCAATGTCCAAGCAGCGGGGATATTATTGTTTTTGACTGCGGATCTAGTGGTGCGAATGGGATTTTACCAAGCGACGTACAAGCATTCCTCGGTAGTAGCATCGACAAAGTACGATACATACTGGTAACTCATGCAAACCAAGACCATTTCAACTACCTGTACCAGATCACCTGGAACACTTCTAGTGTGATGGCTGTTATTATCGGTGGAATGGCGTCAGACTACAATAATAATGTTAATATGAGAAATTGGCTGAGCAActggaatacaataaataaGCTCTACATGGTCAATAACGGAGTATCATGCATTGGCAGCACAAATTGTCTTATTACTAACGCCAAGATGCCATCTAGCACAATTGCAACTAACTTCTGCAGCAATCCAAGTATCCCATTTAGCATCCTCGCTACTAATGTTGGCAGTTCCGCAAACCAGAAAAGCATTGTAATGAAAATCGTACAAGGAGGATGGAGTATGCTTCTTTCAGGTGACATGGAAGGAGCTGCTTCTGTAACAATTGCTATGAACTTAGGTACTACACTGCAGTCAACGGTGTACAAAATATCACACCATGGAGCAAGTGCAATGGCAAACAAGGTTGAGTGGCTTAATCCTATTAAACCTACATTTGCTTTTGCAAGTAATGGTTATGCTTTTCGTAATTGTCGTCACCCTAGATGCATCACAATTGACAGGTTGCTATCATTAAACACTATCACTACAACAACACCCCATAATTTATACTGCGGAGGTACATCGGCAATGACTGACATGAACAATTCTACCTTTCAGTACAACATATTGGAGACCTCACCTACATCAACTTTAATTTGTTTCCTTACTTACACATCTTCTGGTGCCTTACCAGGATCACACTGTGGTACCTCTACACTTACAGCAGACACAAATGATGGTGTATTTGACGATGAATGCCTCTCAACATCTCAGACTGGAGGTACCACTCTGTCCATGACTGCACATCCCACCTTACTTGTTATAATGATGATGTTCAGCtttatcataataatattataa